One Leopardus geoffroyi isolate Oge1 chromosome C1, O.geoffroyi_Oge1_pat1.0, whole genome shotgun sequence DNA segment encodes these proteins:
- the CC1H1orf50 gene encoding uncharacterized protein C1orf50 homolog isoform X2, whose product MANGQGTQKLRPQASMRMLFRLAPRLGTQGGLAVVMWDAETPGQSGVVPADQRVQPATGALVELTPTPGGLALVSPYHTHRAGDPLDLVALAEQVQKADEFIRANATNKLTVIAEQIQHLQEQARKVLEDARRDADLHHVACNIVKKPGNIYYLYKRESGQQYFSIISPKEWGTSCPHDFLGAYKLQHDLSWTPYEDIEKHDAKISIVDRLLSQPAALPPSTEPAFQGLTD is encoded by the exons ATGGCCAATGGCCAGGGAACACAGAAGCTCCGCCCACAGGCCTCTATGCGCATGCTCTTCCGCCTCGCGCCGCGGCTGGGGACGCAGGGAGGTTTGGCTGTTGTCATGTGGGACGCCGAGACGCCGGGGCAGTCGGGGGTAGTCCCCGCAGACCAAAGAGTTCAGCCGGCTACAG GAGCCCTGGTGGAGCTCACCCCGACCCCCGGAGGCCTGGCCCTAGTGAGCCCCTACCACACCCACCGGGCCGGGGACCCCTTAGACCTCGTGGCGCTCGCAGAGCAGGTGCAGAAG GCTGATGAATTCATCCGAGCAAATGCCACCAACAAACTAACAGTCATAGCTGAGCAAATCCAACATTTACAAGAACAAGCCAGGAAG GTACTGGAAGATGCTCGCAGAGATGCCGACTTGCACCATGTAGCTTGTAATATAGTAAAAAAACCTGGCAACATTTATTACCTTTATAAACGGGAAAGTGGTCAGcagtatttttctattatttctccaAAG GAATGGGGGACAAGTTGTCCACATGACTTCCTTGGCGCCTACAAGCTCCAGCATGACTTATCCTGGACTCCGTATGAGGATATTGAGAAGCATGATGCTAAAATCAGCATAGTGGACAGGTTGCTAAGCCAGCCAGCGGCCCTGCCTCCAAGCACTGAACCCGCCTTCCAGGGACTGACTGACTGA
- the CC1H1orf50 gene encoding uncharacterized protein C1orf50 homolog isoform X1, whose product MANGQGTQKLRPQASMRMLFRLAPRLGTQGGLAVVMWDAETPGQSGVVPADQRVQPATGRGGALVELTPTPGGLALVSPYHTHRAGDPLDLVALAEQVQKADEFIRANATNKLTVIAEQIQHLQEQARKVLEDARRDADLHHVACNIVKKPGNIYYLYKRESGQQYFSIISPKEWGTSCPHDFLGAYKLQHDLSWTPYEDIEKHDAKISIVDRLLSQPAALPPSTEPAFQGLTD is encoded by the exons ATGGCCAATGGCCAGGGAACACAGAAGCTCCGCCCACAGGCCTCTATGCGCATGCTCTTCCGCCTCGCGCCGCGGCTGGGGACGCAGGGAGGTTTGGCTGTTGTCATGTGGGACGCCGAGACGCCGGGGCAGTCGGGGGTAGTCCCCGCAGACCAAAGAGTTCAGCCGGCTACAGGTCGGGGAG GAGCCCTGGTGGAGCTCACCCCGACCCCCGGAGGCCTGGCCCTAGTGAGCCCCTACCACACCCACCGGGCCGGGGACCCCTTAGACCTCGTGGCGCTCGCAGAGCAGGTGCAGAAG GCTGATGAATTCATCCGAGCAAATGCCACCAACAAACTAACAGTCATAGCTGAGCAAATCCAACATTTACAAGAACAAGCCAGGAAG GTACTGGAAGATGCTCGCAGAGATGCCGACTTGCACCATGTAGCTTGTAATATAGTAAAAAAACCTGGCAACATTTATTACCTTTATAAACGGGAAAGTGGTCAGcagtatttttctattatttctccaAAG GAATGGGGGACAAGTTGTCCACATGACTTCCTTGGCGCCTACAAGCTCCAGCATGACTTATCCTGGACTCCGTATGAGGATATTGAGAAGCATGATGCTAAAATCAGCATAGTGGACAGGTTGCTAAGCCAGCCAGCGGCCCTGCCTCCAAGCACTGAACCCGCCTTCCAGGGACTGACTGACTGA
- the TMEM269 gene encoding transmembrane protein 269 isoform X2, with translation MSGPQVSILTKRVTLPRLLSATRTLWASCWAQGTSVCTHVACPAVDKEDKRGGASVECRVSHDPCTRFFLTNDQIHLYMNEFSWKDVTNALSLANLILGLFSIFCSFCKKCYSASWMLLISFLLDMAVGTITRHLSLCSRSGVELNDFAVFTTFGLASALLLGVDGPLNAFLAVIYVLAATFRLCFYSTGVPFTYKGLPCRYASCVLASTCLLTKGNTFILSCMASLMILFMMDQSYYPRDEILGSENWKKLIYLGGVIMLLVSPFSLTAFYCLMWSLSYIFFPDALWGKAACFRLQHQRK, from the exons ATGTCTGGTCCCCAGGTAAGCATCCTGACAAAGCGCGTGACCCTCCCAAGATTACTGTCAGCGACCAGGACCCTGTGG gcttcatgctgggcaCAGGGGACCTCAGTCTGCACTCATGTTGCTTGCCCTGCAGTCGACAAGGAAGACAAGAGAGGCGGTGCCAGTGTAGAGTGCCGAGTGTCACACG ATCCGTGCACCAGGTTCTTCCTGACCAACGACCAGATCCATCTCTATATGAATGAGTTTTCCTGGAAGGACGTTACCAATGCCTTGTCCCTGGCCAACTTGATCCTGGGGCTCTTCTCCATCTTCTGCAGCTTCTGCAA GAAATGCTACAGTGCCTCCTGGATGCTTCTGATCAGCTTCCTATTAGACATGGCAGTTGGGACGATAACCAGACACCTCAGCCTCTGCTCCAGATCGG GGGTGGAGCTGAATGACTTTGCTGTCTTCACCACCTTTGGCCTGGCCTCAGCCCTGCTCCTAGGTGTGGATGGGCCTCTGAATGCGTTCCTGGCCGTCATCTATGTGTTAGCTGCTACCTTCCGCCTGTGTTTTTATTCAACCG GTGTTCCCTTCACATACAAGGGTCTACCCTGCCGCTATGCTTCCTGTGTTTTGGCCTCCACCTGCCTTCTGACCAAAGGCAACACGTTCATTCTGTCTTGCATGGCCTCACTTATGATTCTGTTCATGATGGACCAGAGCTACTATCCACGTGATGAGATCCTGGGGTCTGAGAACTGGAAAAAATTGATTTATCTGGGGG gTGTCATCATGCTGCTTGTGTCTCCATTCTCCCTAACTGCTTTTTACTGCCTGATGTGGTCGCTGTCCTACATCTTCTTTCCAGATGCTCTGTGGGGCAAGGCAGCATGCTTCAGGCTACAGCACCAAAGAAAGTGA
- the TMEM269 gene encoding transmembrane protein 269 isoform X1 has translation MSGPQVSILTKRVTLPRLLSATRTLWASCWAQGTSVCTHVACPAVDKEDKRGGASVECRVSHAPDPCTRFFLTNDQIHLYMNEFSWKDVTNALSLANLILGLFSIFCSFCKKCYSASWMLLISFLLDMAVGTITRHLSLCSRSGVELNDFAVFTTFGLASALLLGVDGPLNAFLAVIYVLAATFRLCFYSTGVPFTYKGLPCRYASCVLASTCLLTKGNTFILSCMASLMILFMMDQSYYPRDEILGSENWKKLIYLGGVIMLLVSPFSLTAFYCLMWSLSYIFFPDALWGKAACFRLQHQRK, from the exons ATGTCTGGTCCCCAGGTAAGCATCCTGACAAAGCGCGTGACCCTCCCAAGATTACTGTCAGCGACCAGGACCCTGTGG gcttcatgctgggcaCAGGGGACCTCAGTCTGCACTCATGTTGCTTGCCCTGCAGTCGACAAGGAAGACAAGAGAGGCGGTGCCAGTGTAGAGTGCCGAGTGTCACACG CCCCAGATCCGTGCACCAGGTTCTTCCTGACCAACGACCAGATCCATCTCTATATGAATGAGTTTTCCTGGAAGGACGTTACCAATGCCTTGTCCCTGGCCAACTTGATCCTGGGGCTCTTCTCCATCTTCTGCAGCTTCTGCAA GAAATGCTACAGTGCCTCCTGGATGCTTCTGATCAGCTTCCTATTAGACATGGCAGTTGGGACGATAACCAGACACCTCAGCCTCTGCTCCAGATCGG GGGTGGAGCTGAATGACTTTGCTGTCTTCACCACCTTTGGCCTGGCCTCAGCCCTGCTCCTAGGTGTGGATGGGCCTCTGAATGCGTTCCTGGCCGTCATCTATGTGTTAGCTGCTACCTTCCGCCTGTGTTTTTATTCAACCG GTGTTCCCTTCACATACAAGGGTCTACCCTGCCGCTATGCTTCCTGTGTTTTGGCCTCCACCTGCCTTCTGACCAAAGGCAACACGTTCATTCTGTCTTGCATGGCCTCACTTATGATTCTGTTCATGATGGACCAGAGCTACTATCCACGTGATGAGATCCTGGGGTCTGAGAACTGGAAAAAATTGATTTATCTGGGGG gTGTCATCATGCTGCTTGTGTCTCCATTCTCCCTAACTGCTTTTTACTGCCTGATGTGGTCGCTGTCCTACATCTTCTTTCCAGATGCTCTGTGGGGCAAGGCAGCATGCTTCAGGCTACAGCACCAAAGAAAGTGA
- the TMEM269 gene encoding transmembrane protein 269 isoform X3: protein MSGPQASCWAQGTSVCTHVACPAVDKEDKRGGASVECRVSHAPDPCTRFFLTNDQIHLYMNEFSWKDVTNALSLANLILGLFSIFCSFCKKCYSASWMLLISFLLDMAVGTITRHLSLCSRSGVELNDFAVFTTFGLASALLLGVDGPLNAFLAVIYVLAATFRLCFYSTGVPFTYKGLPCRYASCVLASTCLLTKGNTFILSCMASLMILFMMDQSYYPRDEILGSENWKKLIYLGGVIMLLVSPFSLTAFYCLMWSLSYIFFPDALWGKAACFRLQHQRK from the exons ATGTCTGGTCCCCAG gcttcatgctgggcaCAGGGGACCTCAGTCTGCACTCATGTTGCTTGCCCTGCAGTCGACAAGGAAGACAAGAGAGGCGGTGCCAGTGTAGAGTGCCGAGTGTCACACG CCCCAGATCCGTGCACCAGGTTCTTCCTGACCAACGACCAGATCCATCTCTATATGAATGAGTTTTCCTGGAAGGACGTTACCAATGCCTTGTCCCTGGCCAACTTGATCCTGGGGCTCTTCTCCATCTTCTGCAGCTTCTGCAA GAAATGCTACAGTGCCTCCTGGATGCTTCTGATCAGCTTCCTATTAGACATGGCAGTTGGGACGATAACCAGACACCTCAGCCTCTGCTCCAGATCGG GGGTGGAGCTGAATGACTTTGCTGTCTTCACCACCTTTGGCCTGGCCTCAGCCCTGCTCCTAGGTGTGGATGGGCCTCTGAATGCGTTCCTGGCCGTCATCTATGTGTTAGCTGCTACCTTCCGCCTGTGTTTTTATTCAACCG GTGTTCCCTTCACATACAAGGGTCTACCCTGCCGCTATGCTTCCTGTGTTTTGGCCTCCACCTGCCTTCTGACCAAAGGCAACACGTTCATTCTGTCTTGCATGGCCTCACTTATGATTCTGTTCATGATGGACCAGAGCTACTATCCACGTGATGAGATCCTGGGGTCTGAGAACTGGAAAAAATTGATTTATCTGGGGG gTGTCATCATGCTGCTTGTGTCTCCATTCTCCCTAACTGCTTTTTACTGCCTGATGTGGTCGCTGTCCTACATCTTCTTTCCAGATGCTCTGTGGGGCAAGGCAGCATGCTTCAGGCTACAGCACCAAAGAAAGTGA
- the TMEM269 gene encoding transmembrane protein 269 isoform X4 produces the protein MNEFSWKDVTNALSLANLILGLFSIFCSFCKKCYSASWMLLISFLLDMAVGTITRHLSLCSRSGVELNDFAVFTTFGLASALLLGVDGPLNAFLAVIYVLAATFRLCFYSTGVPFTYKGLPCRYASCVLASTCLLTKGNTFILSCMASLMILFMMDQSYYPRDEILGSENWKKLIYLGGVIMLLVSPFSLTAFYCLMWSLSYIFFPDALWGKAACFRLQHQRK, from the exons ATGAATGAGTTTTCCTGGAAGGACGTTACCAATGCCTTGTCCCTGGCCAACTTGATCCTGGGGCTCTTCTCCATCTTCTGCAGCTTCTGCAA GAAATGCTACAGTGCCTCCTGGATGCTTCTGATCAGCTTCCTATTAGACATGGCAGTTGGGACGATAACCAGACACCTCAGCCTCTGCTCCAGATCGG GGGTGGAGCTGAATGACTTTGCTGTCTTCACCACCTTTGGCCTGGCCTCAGCCCTGCTCCTAGGTGTGGATGGGCCTCTGAATGCGTTCCTGGCCGTCATCTATGTGTTAGCTGCTACCTTCCGCCTGTGTTTTTATTCAACCG GTGTTCCCTTCACATACAAGGGTCTACCCTGCCGCTATGCTTCCTGTGTTTTGGCCTCCACCTGCCTTCTGACCAAAGGCAACACGTTCATTCTGTCTTGCATGGCCTCACTTATGATTCTGTTCATGATGGACCAGAGCTACTATCCACGTGATGAGATCCTGGGGTCTGAGAACTGGAAAAAATTGATTTATCTGGGGG gTGTCATCATGCTGCTTGTGTCTCCATTCTCCCTAACTGCTTTTTACTGCCTGATGTGGTCGCTGTCCTACATCTTCTTTCCAGATGCTCTGTGGGGCAAGGCAGCATGCTTCAGGCTACAGCACCAAAGAAAGTGA